One region of Acomys russatus chromosome 8, mAcoRus1.1, whole genome shotgun sequence genomic DNA includes:
- the Rtl10 gene encoding LOW QUALITY PROTEIN: protein Bop (The sequence of the model RefSeq protein was modified relative to this genomic sequence to represent the inferred CDS: inserted 4 bases in 4 codons; substituted 4 bases at 4 genomic stop codons): MAVCHILSSRSLACCVVPASSVHTRPSVGTSSLYSWHASRQAPHWQSPGNPVQMAASFTSAHPWQQMVPSXHGPLVDSWIKRLCCGNCMCVCTTVEQNSTANDSSGSEPTERGPPAGCIPDXRPLRTDFHRVPRSXPGTFDGSPXLLDCFLTLLGDYMXFYFECYQGNLSCVXESLCXLRGLAWAWAAPCLNRDLPLTDDHELFCXDLKEVIQDPNSFVEPHAAVSCPLPSTSSQPPVAHSCHSKAGLTLSGLSTQCGCSPEACLSCSLQPLVDASLTLCPEGPA, encoded by the exons ATGGCAGTCTGCCACATCCTGTCCAGCCGCTCCTTGGCCTGTTGTGTTGTGCCTGCTTCTTCTGTCCACACCAGGCCTTCAGTGGGCACTTCCTCCCTTTATTCCTGGCATGCCTCACGGCAGGCGCCCCATTGGCAAAGCCCTGGTAATCCTGTCCAGATGGCAGCCAGTTTCACCAGTGCGCACCCTTGGCAACAGATGGTACCTT GACATGGCCCCTTGGTGGATTCCTGGATTAAGAGGCTTTGCTGTGGgaactgcatgtgtgtgtgcaccaccgtgGAGCAGAACAGTACAGCTAATGATTCTTCTGGCAGTGAGCCTACAGAAAGGGGTCCTCCAGCTGGATGCATACCAG CCCGGCCACTCAGGACGGACTTCCACAGGGTTCCTAGGT AACCTGGTACCTTTGATGGCTCTCCATGACTTCTAGACTGCTTTTTGACCCTGCTGGGTGATTATA TCTTCTACTTTGAGTGCTACCAAGGCAATCTCAGCTGTGTCTGAGAGAGCCTCTGTTGACTGAGAGGCCTAGCCTGGGCCTGGGCAGCCCCTTGTCTCAATAGGGACCTGCCCTTGACTGATGATCATGAGCTCTTCTGCTGAGATCTCAAAGAAGTTATTCAAGACCCAAACAGTTTTGTTGAGCCCCATGCCgctgtctcctgtcctctgccttccacatcaAGCCAGCCACCAGTGGCCCACAGCTGCCACAGTAAGGCAGGACTTACTCTCAGTGGCCTCAGCACTCAATGTGGGTGCTCCCCTGAGGCCTGCCTTAGCTGCTCCCTCCAACCCCTGGTTGATGCAAGTCTAACCCTGTGTCCAGAAGGGCCGGCCTGA